A region of the Electrophorus electricus isolate fEleEle1 chromosome 7, fEleEle1.pri, whole genome shotgun sequence genome:
ACTCACTGTAGCTTTACTGGATGGCTGTCAGTATTTTTAATCAGGGAGAAGTGCTGAGGCTTTAATGATGACGTTTGCTGCTTTGGCAGGAATAAACAAGCACTGCCGCAGAGACGGAAGGTCTCAGTCAAAAAGCTGACGATGCATGTTCATTTCCCTGCACCCGGGAGAGAGACACTGCAGAGCTCGTAACAGTCTTGGAGCAACCGTTGGGCCTCGATACTATCTAGCACTGGAATGAAGGCTGCCAACGCAGTCCGGCAGCTCAGACTGAACGAGGGCTTCTTGCTGACTGAACACAGGCCGGCACTGTGCTGAGGCATCAGCAGCGGGTTAGACGGGGCCCTGGCAGACAGAGCCCCCTCTGTGCCTGCACGCAGCAGCTGACCACCTGACGCCGTATCGAGCCGTGGCACTGGCTGACAAAGGCTGCGTTCTGTCCAAGGCCCGCATTGAGGCGGACCGCAGCTCTGTGCGGACACCACCTCGTCTAAAGAGGCCCAACGTGAGCTATGACATGCCTCAAACTCTCCAAACTGCTCACAGATCTGATCAAGTTGAATCAGGGGCTAGCGAGAAAGAACTGATCTTCCATTTGCCCTGTGGAACATCTTGGTAGCAGGGCACAGTGGGTATggtggacagagacagagtaatATGTGCAGACTTGTGGGGGGGATGGTCATTTGAGCAGAAACTCACCTCATTGACGTTAATCTTGGACTTTGCAGAGGACTCCAGGAAGGCGCAGCTGTTCCATTGACGAGCCAGGTTCTGCCCCTGCTCTTTGCCCACCACCCGCTCGTCCTCCAGATCACACTTGTTCCCCACCAGGATCATCGGCACCTACGAGACAGTAGCGGGTGGCAGGGTTAAGGGTGCTGGCGAGGTTAAAAGGAGAGGGCACTGCTCACATATCTCTTACTTCTCCTGTAaatcaacactgtttcagtatcTCGTTCTGTACACATCGTCAGTCTGCAGCCCAGTGGGTTTggcattttttgtgttttaatgctgTGCGTAGTAACAGCACATGACTTTGGTACTAAAGCCGCATTGACAGGTGCCAATTCTCTGAGTGCAGTGATGATGGAGGGAGTGATCCTGATGAGTGAGTCAGAGGACGTTCATGTGTGGAAGCGCCTGCCAGGCTGAAGAGAAGGACATTTATCTAGAATCTAGGGTGATTCTAATGTACCTCACTAGAATTTTCACTAGAAGAGCAAAGGagtctattttttattttttttgtggttcAATTACAAGAGGACAGAATTTTAATCTGtaagaataatattttaaatcccAATAGATGGCAACTGACTATATTACAAAAACCTTACTATTAGTAAGGGGAACTTCTGTCTTAATACATATTACTAAAAATATAATTGTACACATACTATTAGGATTCTTTTGACAGGGTAGAGTTTTAAAGGAGTTTTGATGACATTGTCACGTTCCCAGTTTCAATTACAGCTTATTTGCAGTAGCTGCTGGGAAGCCTGAGAGGTCATAGTGGGCAAAAAAGCCCCTTCTGTGCAATTCTCAGATGCAGTGGGACAGGAAGCTTAATATGTTCAGAGGAAATGCACATGCTTAGACTGCGCACCACACCACAGCAGAGCTCAGCTGAAACCCTGCCAGTAAATGTTCAGTAGCAGCGAAAAGCATAAGCAGAAGAACTTCCCTAATTCACCTGCAATGAAGGAGGAGTCTAATATAGTGAACTTCAGAAAGCGCCACCATCTTCCTTCTTGGAAACAGTCTAAACaatgccacacacacgcgcacgcacacacacacacacacgcacacacacacacacgcacacacacacacacgcacacacacacacacgcacacacacacacacgcacacacacacacacacacacacccaccctctatGCTCTCTGTATACCACACACAATAAAGTTGGACTTTAACCTGATGTGGCTTCAGCTCAATAGGGCTGTTACACAATCACCACCTACATGGATTGTGTGGataaaagaaatggaaaaagaaacatgGACAAATATGGAGACATTCATACGCACACGCAAATGCGCAAACACGCGAGCACAAAACAAGGTTAAAGAGATGACCCCTTAAGATGCCCGCTATGGGTGAGTGGAGCTGAACTGGGGAAGGCAGCCTCAATAACCTTTATATAGCCAAGAGAGAGGAATACTGAATCTATCAAATAATGCTGCAAAAGCTCTACCTACAAAGCACAACATAGAGGATGGGCAGAGCGCGAGTACTGATGGGAAGCCAGCTTTTAGGAGCCTGCTGGCCCTGCAGAGAGTGGGCAGCACTCACGTCGTCAGTGTCTTTAACTCGCAAGATCTGTTCCCTCAAGTCCTGCAGGTCGTTGAATGTGGACTGTGCAGTTATGGAGTATACTAGTGCGAAGCCCTGGCCGTTCTTCATGTACAGATCCCTCATGGCTGTGAATTGTTCCTGTTAAGGGGgtaaaatgacaaacataaatacaaattatttgcCAACATAAGCACTGTGAATGAGAAAAagtgttacatggtggtggagCGCTGTTGTTGTTAACACCTGTGTAACTCGACAACATTGTGCTTTTGGGAACATACTTTTGATGCCATTCTTTccaaaaattataaaatgacaaatttctGATTGAGATGTCTGTGAACTGGTGTGTCAGATTTCTAATCTGAAAATTTTTTCAATCTATTTGTTGGTGAAATTAGGGTTTTTTAATAGACCGATTTGTGCATAAACCCTGGTTGTCTTTGCATTTGAAAGAGCATACAAAATTATCTAGTGCAGAGAGATGCAGTGGAGTGTCTTCATTCAGAAGGAAAAGAATACCATAAGAGAAATGTCTATCAGTCTCTACGAGTGGGGCACTTCTCGGGGTAGGAATGATCTGAACTAACTACTCCAGTATTACGTACAGGAAAGGGAGGATGTATACGACTacagtttcatttgaaaatgtttcaaaggGCTACTTAACATGAGCACACGTGATTTGTTTGATGCCACTTATTAAGATGGAGTTAATGAGCAATAAGTTAACGAGTGGAAGGCCTCATGAGCAATCAGTTGTACTTATCCCTACAGACTGGGCCACTGATCTAGTGGCCTATTCCTGTCATGCTGAGTGGGAGGTGGTTACCAAGGGTAACGTGTTTGTAAGGCTATGATGAGATATAATTACTTGTCTGCCCACAGAACAGGACTTCACCTGCAGAGGGCCGGGTGGCATGTTAAGCAAAACCATACAACATAAAAACCAGACGTATGGATGAGTGCACGCACATGCTGAAAGACAGACATTAAAAGGGCTGGTTGGCTAACAGGCACACAACCTTATAGCTCACAGGAAGAGGAGAACTGTGCTCACAGGGACAGGAGTTGTATCAGCTTTTGCACCACGGTTTCAGGGCTAGAAAGAACAGTGCGAAAACCATAACCTGCCTACTCTCCTTTCGCATCATGTTTTTCCAGTCTTAGGAAGATCACAGCATAGGCCCACTGTGAACTGGTCCACATGCATAAAGGACCAGAAGGCTCTCGACCGGTTTGATGCTCACGCTTGCGCTTATTTGCACGTACGTGAGGGGAAAGCCTCAATGTGCTTTCAGCTGGGCATGCAGATGAAAGGGACCAAATCGGGAGTAAGCTTGCTGTCAGGCTTTGTCAGCCATCTTGGCTCTCCTGTGTCTGGCTGTGGTGCCATTCTGGAGGGGAGAAACCAAGGACAGCATTCACCATCTGTTACCAGGGCTCTGGGGCTGTAACACAGGGTGGTGGGAAGCAGCAAACGTGCCTTACACTTCTCAGGGGAGAGGCCCACTCTAGATGCCTTTCTGCACCAGAATGAAAGCCACTCCACTGTTGTGTTAACAGGAGCTTGGACTCCATGGGGAAGGCACCTCAGCTCTACAAAACTCTAGGCATGTTCGTGATAGGAGTGTCTCATATAGAGTAATGGATGAATAATGCCTTCATCATccctttttattttcatgtagaTTTGAAGTGCATAAAAATGATTTCCTGCAGCATGTGTAAAGCATGGTTAactaataagaataataagGTTATTACTGGTTAAGCCAATAAGAATGCTTAAAGCCTTAATATGCAACATTCAGAGTGAACAGGAATTCAGTCCCAAGACTCTTACCGTCCCTGCAGTGTCCAGGATCTCCAGCATACACTGCTGGCCATCCACCTCCACTTGCTGCAAAAATGCAAGAGACATGAAAACAAACCGAACAAATAAATGAGCTTCTGAAATGTACACCATCACTGGTGTACTATATAGTATAATGTATATAGCACACTATCCTGCATGCTACAGGTGTTTCTACGATGAAGCAGGCCGGTGGCATGGCCCGTCCCAAGCACTGATAGTTACCTTCCCGCTGGCTCATAACACACCCACTgctcatttaatttaaaaaaatataaaaaaaatgtaaaggggggtgggggtgcgcgcatacatgtatgtgtgagtgtgtaactGCAGAGGCAGGTATCAGGTGATTACAATTGACCCACACTGGGTGATTTGAACCTTGAACAGATCCATTTGGACTTATGAGCACGAGGCATTTGGAAAAAGGCTGTGATGATAAAGCCTTGAGCGGTGAGGATATAAATCAGCCCTGGCTGGAAGGAAACCTCAGGCTCTGGCTAGGGGCTTCCCACGTCCTCTTCCCTTAGATGAATGACAGAACTACACTACACATGTCCAGCACTGTGAGCCACTCTCCTGCAGCATCAGGAAACCTCGCCCACAGGAAGCGCCCCTGGGGCGCCAGAGTGAAGCGCACAGAGGAAGAGGGGTGGTGACCCACATGGGACTTCCTGTTACAGTTTGACAGAAGCATCATTTTTAGTCGCAGTTGTCATCTTATGGCAGACGTGCTGTGGCCATTAATAAACATAATCAGCGGTGAACACGGCAGGCGGCGGATTTATGCATGCCCACGGTCCTTCCTTTCATCACTGGCCTGTCTCATTACCCACCCACTTAGGTAAATCACTGAATCAGCTTGGATTGCAGACTGTCAAACTACAACtcagtgtgcacac
Encoded here:
- the rap1b gene encoding ras-related protein Rap-1b, translating into MMREYKLVVLGSGGVGKSALTVQFVQGIFVEKYDPTIEDSYRKQVEVDGQQCMLEILDTAGTEQFTAMRDLYMKNGQGFALVYSITAQSTFNDLQDLREQILRVKDTDDVPMILVGNKCDLEDERVVGKEQGQNLARQWNSCAFLESSAKSKINVNEIFYDLVRQINRKTPVPGKPRKKSNCQLL